ATCAGCGCGGGCTGGAATGAACCCGAGGCATCGTAGATACGGCCAACCGCGAGCGGTCCCAAAGCTCCGAGAAAATACCCGCCCCCCTGGTTAAGCGACGACCAGGAGCTGGCCTCTTCCGCCCGCTCTGTCATTAAGAGCGGCAGCATCAGAGCCAGCGGGAATAACCCGCCAGCACCAATACCGAGCAGCACTGCGCTCAGCAGCGGTGAGGCTGAGCCCAGAAGGAGCAGCAGTCCGCTTAGCTCGAACAGACTGCACAGCACAAGCCATAACGTGCGCCGCTGGAATCTGGCCACAAGGATGGGCACGAGGATGCTTACCGGAATCTGTATCAAAGTGAAAAGTGTGAGCAGATTGCCCGCTTCATGCTTGCTATACCCCATGGATGCGGCCATCGGGGCCAGCCAGGCAGTCAGCGAATAGAAGATGCTCGCCATAAGACCGAAGAACACGGTCAGCAGCCAGGCTCTGCCGTTAGACAAGGGCAGCCGGGCATGTGCAGCCTGCTCCTTCAGCGGTATGGACCGCGCCGCAATCCTCCACCAGACCGGGAGAGCGGCAAGCGACAAGACTGCCCATACCGCCAGGGACAGCTGCCAGGAATTCTCCAGCCAGGTATAGACCGGAACAGCCAGCCCGGCTGCGAGCGAAGCGCCCACCACCATTGAGGCGGAATACACGCTAACCATCGCTGAACGGCCGGGAAAATGACGCTTAATGAAGCCGGACAGCAGCGGTCCGGCAATTCCGATCCCTACGCCTGCTGCCAGTGCCGTCAGAATGAGTCCGGACGATGAAGACAGGAACCCGCGTGCGGCTGTCGCCGCCCCGATCAGTACCATGGCCCCGAAGATCGTGCGTTCCAGACCAAAGCGGCGGCTGATGCTCACGGCAAGGGGTGCGAATATCCCCATACACAGGACTGGCAGTGTTGTCATCAGGCTGGCCTGCAGGCTGTTCATCCCCAGATCACTCTGAATGTTACCCAGCAGCGGTGAGACCGAGGTGATTACCGGACGCATATTTAATGAGGCTGCCAGCAAGGCAACGAATAATAGTAAGAAAGGCATTTCCATCACTCCATATCTGTATTTTGTATATAACCTGAGTATACGGAGATGTCATATATTGATCAATACTATTGTTTATATTATTATAATAGCAATTGACTATGATCTTATCCCGAATGGAGTGAATTACATGGAAACCCGTCACCTGCACTATTTCATGGCCGTCTGCGAAGAACTGCATTTCACACGCGCCGCTGAGAGGCTGGGCATTAGCCAACCGACACTAAGCCAGCAGATTAAAGTGCTGGAAGGAGAAATGGGCATGCCCCTGTTCGACCGGATCGGCAAGAA
This genomic interval from Paenibacillus sp. FSL H8-0332 contains the following:
- a CDS encoding MFS transporter; protein product: MPFLLLFVALLAASLNMRPVITSVSPLLGNIQSDLGMNSLQASLMTTLPVLCMGIFAPLAVSISRRFGLERTIFGAMVLIGAATAARGFLSSSSGLILTALAAGVGIGIAGPLLSGFIKRHFPGRSAMVSVYSASMVVGASLAAGLAVPVYTWLENSWQLSLAVWAVLSLAALPVWWRIAARSIPLKEQAAHARLPLSNGRAWLLTVFFGLMASIFYSLTAWLAPMAASMGYSKHEAGNLLTLFTLIQIPVSILVPILVARFQRRTLWLVLCSLFELSGLLLLLGSASPLLSAVLLGIGAGGLFPLALMLPLLMTERAEEASSWSSLNQGGGYFLGALGPLAVGRIYDASGSFQPALIGMAVVTVLMIAVQLMIGRSSREGNALRKSTASS